In the Cucurbita pepo subsp. pepo cultivar mu-cu-16 chromosome LG17, ASM280686v2, whole genome shotgun sequence genome, aatatccacaatacaaattgaataattattttgaaggcaaaattattgttttttttttaaccaaagtTTAAGacttattataaataaaaagtttaaagtaacccttaaatttgattaaatttttttctacactatttaaaaaaaaaaaaaaacattgaaacaataaaatagaaaaaaacaaaataaaccaTTTCCTTAATATAACTAAACAAACTATAGTATCTAAGtgaagaattaaaacaaaaaacaccCAAACAAACTTCATATAAAGCTATCTAGACGTTGTAACATAAAACTGAACAATTAACATTAATGATGAGAATTACGGTTATGTCtattttgaaactaaataaagtcataaaaatgaaggaaaatatatttcttaagCTCATAGATCCTTAAATTGCAGGCCGAACCCTTTGACCTCCGATCTCTTCATGATCCGGAGTCTCTTGCACGATTTGGCAAACATCCTGAAAAAATATGATCataattaaatctaaaattcgattattattttgattttaaattataggcATGGGATATGTCGGGGAGGGGGCAAGGGGAATTGAATTCAGGGACAACTTTGTAATCTGGCTGACACTATTATTAAGGTCTGCTTCCTGTCGGCATCATGTCGTGTTAGTTAATGAATGGGCAGGGTATATCAAAAGACCATTTTGCCCTCTCTGTCACTTTCTTCCTAATTAAATGTCTAATTAAAACTTAATCGCAATTTGTGTCAATCATATCAAattgactttgactttgactgGAGgcttcaattttaagcacagTTAATAACGGTAataccaaataaatatatatatatatatagggcAACAAAAACCTTCGTATATATCTATATTAGATTTTTGAActgagttgaatttttgaaaaagtgaaaaattcGAGCACGTCtgtgggttgacattttttttgttggttcaaCCCGACTAACTCGAAAATAAGATtacaacctaacccaaccataccgtacttttaaaaaacgaaaaataagaatatttaacatCTGTAACTGATACCAATGATACGttataatatatgaattttttattttaaattttacgtGATTTTCGTtgttaatataacaaatattgtaggaaaaaaaagaacaactcaactaaaaaacagaggattGAGTCGGGTTTAGGGTTATAAAGTCTATTCGGGTTGCTTGGGCCACCAACCCGATCAACCCTTaacaaatgaaataatatgaatttaaattgttagtgaaattttgagttaggtaaaaagaaaaatgagggACGTAAATCTAATTGTAGATCTAAAGATTTGAAGTCCAAATTTCAATAATGTATAtttgttgtactaaaaaaattagactTACTCCCAGGGGACGTCTCCCACAAACATCCAATCTCCGTCTTTGTCTTCATAAATCGGAACGTAATCAGATCCTTTTCCATGTTTCGATGTCTTTCCTGTCATTTTACAAACATACCACTACATTATCacgatatttatatatattactatAGAAACCGtaaaaacaagagagaaaataaaacaaatacgAGAAAGAGCACTAAATTTACCGGTTCCAAAGCAAGCAAAGAGCTTTTCAAGAGCGAGAGCGAGATCCGAATATCCATTATGAGAACCCAAGTCAAGTTTACGAAGAAATGGAGCTCCATCCATACTAATCTTCACGTATATTTTTGAGTTCTTATTCTCATGCAATGACTCTTTCTCTTCAAAACTATTCTTTCTTCGATACGAACACACTGGTGGCCACCCTACAACTTGTCCCTTACTCATGTTATTCTTTCGCTCGACCTCGTCTCTAGTCGGTTCATCTTCGCCTGCAATGGCAACGTAGGCTCGTTTCTTCTCGTTTTTTTCGCCATTGCCAGGGAGACCGAGACGAAGCTCGGTGATCTCGAGTCCAAGGGGTTGTTTTTCCATGGATGAAAGATGGGTTGTTAGGGATGGGGAAAAAGAAAGTGGGATATAtagaagaaggaaagagatGGGGGAAATGGAGGAGGGAGTGGGGAACCATGACAGGTCAACTAAGGGCTTTGTGGTCTCTGAGATGAGTAGCCAATGTGGGGTCTTGGTGTCCCCTAACACACTTTTAAGGACAGGCAACAAACAACAACTTATTAGGgttttattactttttcttttcattcaaatttattctaaatatatatttatttttattagctTAGCTACGGTTCCGAGAGAATCGAGTCATTTAGTCAGCTCATCTGAGACGTCCACAATTGACTACTTCTTTTGTGGACTGGGTTCATTAAATATGATGGGTTTGCCCACCCGCCTCTGGAACCTAAACTTCTAGACTATGACCCAACAAATCTCGGCACTAAAATATGCGAGctattagacatttttttcaataccTCGTTGAGGAGGGTAAGAAAAAACGTCGATGGAAATTCGAGATAACCCCAACCTCCACCTCTGCTCTATCGAACCTCTTTCTTCACATAGTTCATTTCCGCCATGATAACAAGCAGATGATGAGCTTCTAGCTCTTTCATTCTGATCCAACAGAAAGATTGTAGTTTTGAGCGTTTGTGTTAAACATGGTGTAACGACCTagacccaccactagcagatattgtcatctttggattttccctttcgggcttccccctcaaggctttaaaacgcgtctactagggaaaagttttcacacccttataaatggtgttttgttcccctccctAACgaatgtggaacatcacagGTGGCCATCGTAAAAGCTTCAAacttgaatataaaatttaagtcaATTGATTGTTCAAATTACAACAGAAAACTTGAACTCGAGAAGAAGGCAACTGCTATCTTTCGTATCATCCCTACCAAGATTTATACACCCATTACAACATAGAACAGACAGATCACTTCCCGACAGATAATAACCTTGATGAATTTGTTAGTACGTGTAATACATATGATAGCTCATCATTTTAAGCACACATAATGACATTCTTcaatatgatttattattattattattatttattaaaagtgaCAACTAATTTAATATGTACCAAAGACATTATAATATACATAGCTTAATGGGTACAATCATGTCACATgttaaatgaaattacatttttttttttttttttgtaaaatgtGTTCAGCTCAGATTGAAACATAGGAATATCCGaccttaaaaaatacatattattgagttttgtatttt is a window encoding:
- the LOC111778783 gene encoding auxin-induced protein AUX22-like — its product is MKRKSNKTLISCCLLPVLKSVLGDTKTPHWLLISETTKPLVDLSWFPTPSSISPISFLLLYIPLSFSPSLTTHLSSMEKQPLGLEITELRLGLPGNGEKNEKKRAYVAIAGEDEPTRDEVERKNNMSKGQVVGWPPVCSYRRKNSFEEKESLHENKNSKIYVKISMDGAPFLRKLDLGSHNGYSDLALALEKLFACFGTGKTSKHGKGSDYVPIYEDKDGDWMFVGDVPWEMFAKSCKRLRIMKRSEVKGFGLQFKDL